The Ranitomeya variabilis isolate aRanVar5 chromosome 7, aRanVar5.hap1, whole genome shotgun sequence DNA window tgttggaggcgtcgcagctacaggcacaaaattttgcacagtcacacgtctggaccctgagagcgtcaaagctatattgtgaggtgaaattttaaccccgcgctttccaagtcaccaaacaattttgcccctatctacataatggggaaaaaatgaaaggaaaagtgttggaggcaaattaacagctgccagatgtgaacaagggggacttaaagaatgacagcgatggcaccaaagagtatatactgtacagttgctaaggtggggccccaacatgggataatcacaccaccacggggatatgaacacacacacaaaatgcgccacacactaccacgtgctcgaacacatataccaccctcagtgcacatttcaccacacatacaccaacctcgccacataaaagtagaaacacaaaagtcgccgctcaaaactcgccacgcgcaaaactctccacatgcaaaactcgccacacgtgcaaaactcgccacacgcaaaacttgcacacgcagaaaaattgccacacgcagaaaaattgccacatgcacaaaagttgcaacacatgcaaaagttgcctcacacaaaacttgcacatactcaaaaggcaccacacataaaactcgccacgcgcaaaactcgccatgcgcaaaacttgctgcacacaacttgctacactaacctgtcacatgcaactcgacacacaaaaagttgctacacgcatgtcgccacacaaaactcatctcacaaaagtccctacatgcatgtcgccacacgcaactcaacacacacaacttgacacacgaaactcgccctaaaacacacacaagtctggtatccttcaaaaataaaaatctgattaataagcagacaaactacaagagcaacaaatgtaccatataggaatccggcagctgtcagtcacatgaccagtctattatgtgtatgtgtgagctaatatatactgccagggggtgggcttactgttggctggggatttatcaggctgccattttagcttacaaatactgaggtaaaaatactgaccaaataacgtgtgaacgagggctaatacaggaggagatggcatacagctatatactatatacaggagatgacacacaggtatatactatttacaggggagatgacacacaggtatatactatatacaggaggagatgacacacagatatatactatatacaggagagatgacacacaggtatatactatatagaggaggagatgacatacaggtacatactacatacaggaggagatgacatacaggtatatactatatacaggaggagatgacacacaggtatatactatatacaggagcagattacctacaggtatatagtatatacaggaggagatgacacaggtatatgctatgtataggaggagatgacatacaggtatatactatatacaggagatgacacacagatatatactatatataggtgagatgacacacaggtatatactatatacaggagattacatacaggtatatctaatatataaagctgaatgtgtgtatgtatgtatgtgtgtatgtccgggattggcatctgtaccgtcgcagctacagccacaaaattttgcacagtcacacgtctggaccccgagagcgtcataggctatgttgtgaggtgaaattttaaccccgcgcgttccaattcaccaaacaattttgctcctatctacataatggggaaaaagtgaagggaaaagtgttggaggaaaattgacagctgccagatgtgaacaatgaggacttaaagaatgagagcgatggcgacaaagagtatataccgtacagttgctaaggtggggccccgacatgggatactcaccacacacggggatatgaacacaaacacaaaatgcgccacacactaccacgtgcttgaacacatataccaccctcagcacacatttcaccacacacacacaccaacctcgccacataaaagtcgaaacacaaaagtcaccactcaaaactcgctacatgcaaaactcgccatatgcaaaactaggctcacgcaaaactcgccacacgtgcaaaactcacctcatggaaaactcacctcatgcaaaacttgcacacacagaaaaattgccacatgtacaaaagttgcaccacatgcaaaagttgcctcacacaaaacttgcacatactcaaaatgcaccacacataaaactcgccacgcgcaaaactcgccatgcacaaatcttgctgcacacaacttgctacactaacctgtcacatgcaactcaacacacaaaatgttgctacacgcatgtcgccacacaaaactcatctcacaaaagtcgctacatgcatgtcgccacacgcaactcaacacacacaacttgacacataaaactcgccctaaaacacacacaagtctggtattgtccttcaaaaataaaaatctgattaataagcaaactacaagagcaacaaatgtaccatataggaaatacggcagctgtcagtcacatgacctgtctattatgtgtatgtgtgagctaatatatactgccaggggggagggcttcctgttggctggggatttatcaggctgccaatagcaaccaatcacagctcagcttctattttgctacagttaattaacctgagctctgattggttaatataggcaacaaagacattctcagtataacaaagctaatatatgttgtgaaatgcttctatttgcttagtttttgccttttaataattacatttctatctatttgttttgtggtttttgtgtgcagaataaatttttgttaacacattctattttgctaacagcagtcattaacccgggcgaagccgggtagtacagctagtatgtaataaaataaatttgcttgtttctcctcctggattgatttttcactctcaattcaggggtaaaaaaaaaatgtattaagtgaaaacagactttcccattactgagataggagatgacagttggtgctcataaagttctatggagaagggaggagctagaggaacacacagacattctgctgcaagttctcctgaaattacAATTTcacttcaggagaacttgcagcagaatgtctgtgtgttccactagctcctcccactctccatagaactttatgagccccgattcatcaaaaccttttttttttgcaagaattCTGGAGTAAAAAGCTTTGAATAGTCACAACAGTTTTGCGCAAATGGGAGGCTACGCAACTTTTGACATTTTCACTCCATTGTCGTCCAGCTCCGCCAAAGTGGGAGGAGATGGGGTGTGGCGACACCCACTCCACAAATTCATGACATTCCTTAGgtcacaaatcttactctagtcttTGAATGGAATAAGAATTGGCAAGGCGTACACCAAGGCGCATGCCACTTCATGCCTCACCAGAGTCAGGCACTGCACTGCACCCACTCATGAAGACTGGCGTACCAAATGCTAGTCTTGATGAATCCAAGGTCTTTCAAGCCATCGAGAGCAGGAACTTTGCTTCAGAGTCTCAGAACTGCTTCCAAAAGCCATAAATATGGATGCTGAAAAGCATACATAGCACCCGAAAACCCCCTTCCCTAGTTGTCTTGATCAGAATTTGGCACAAACATAGATTCCCATGGAAACCTATGGATATATCATTTGGGAtcatttaaaggaaaactgtcagcaTATTTTTACATACAGAGATATTGGTATGGTTGCATAGGTGCTTGTCTCCCAATAAAAATGATGCTTTGTTTGTAGAGATCCGATGTGCCAGTGATGAGATATTAAGCATAGAAGTCGTATGTAAATTAGTCAGATTAAGCTTGAAAGAAGCAGCCCAAGGTCACTGACACGCCCCTCACTGAGCACTTACAGTCTAATTTGCATATTGTTTCTACCCTAGATTTCTCAGGAGTGGCACATTGGATCTCTACGAAAAGGGTATCATTTTTATCAGGTGACAAGCGCCTACACAGTCACACCACTTCTTACATATgttaaaacatgctgacagattccttttaaaggggttatccaagactagagatgagcaaacattgttggctccctccttattcagcaagctataacgcttaccgaagaagctgcatcgggaacccggatacctggagcgctcccgataattagCTGTTcggtgcatgtgtcgtggctgtgtgacagtcacaacaaacaggctTTCCATGCATGTATTTTATGAGTCATGGGGATTCAACTGCTGGAACCTTGATGATACCTAGAGGGAAAACTGTGCAGCAGCTGCCGAATTTCCCAGTGCAGAGACACCTGCTGTGCAGGGAACTGGGAACGGTGTTGGACCAGAGTGTTGTGGAGGAGAACATGTCCCACAGGTCAGACCTCCAACCATCATAATGTTATGGCATTTACAATGTCATATGCCGAAATATAGGTATACCGCTATACAGTGATATACAATCTTACTGCATAACTAGGCAGATTTGCCTTTCAGGACAATAGGAAAACTGTGTGACAACCCTCTCCGACCTTTTCTGGTGGTGGGTATAGAATTTTTGGCAGCAAATGGTCTAAGAGAGGTAACATCTCTCCTTGTGGAGTATTCCAAACTCGCATAAGGAAACTTATAGGCCATGCAGCGCTCCTgtgagaaattaaatatgcaaataattTATTCGGGCAGGAAGATCACCTATTGGAAGTGGCAATTCCAAAGGTCAATATCGGCCTTGCCACGTTACTTAGAATGAAAGTCAAATCAGAcacgtgttttggggtgtttgcccctcatcagtgcaaatcaAGAagtctgatttggctgggtgacagGACTCTGATGGGGGTCTAAagggtaaaattgcaaaaacatTAAATAACAGTAACATCcccttgattaaaaaaaaataaaataaaataaataaaaacacaaaaaagtcaTTACGATCATGGAGCATTTATGTACAATTCCAGCAATATATATGTGATATACACCCATGGAGACACATTTACAGCGCAGAAAACTAAAGGTACATTACAGCCAAAATCATCggttgaaaaaatatttttctaagtTTTAAAGGGGTTTTACAGTTCTAGcaacaaaataaaaatatatatatatactataagcTGAAAAGTTATAAAGTTTTCCAAAAACTTTCCGCATCAGTTCTTCACAGTTTTCAAGAATCCTGCTCACTTTCTACTTCtggttgatgaaaaaaaaaaaattgccaaggtcATGTGATCATGTTATTACAGCTGCATCGCGTACAACAAGATCATATGACCAGGAACTAAACACGGATGGTTCTCACTGAACTTaatcaagcagagatcttgaaaaattGAAGAAATTTTCACGTAAAGTTCACTGGAACATGGTATAActcttaaataaaaaaattaacaaagtATTTGctgaaatcagattttttttaagaaaaatctgATATTGCAAAAGCTGGAAAGTCAATACAGACACACGACAATAATGTATTTACATGGTAAGACGCAAGACTAGAACACGGATATCTTTAATTGCACACATCAGATGTTGATGTCCGGCCTCACATGCTGCCTACATTAtattaatacatttatttatttaaaataataTAGAAAAATAGATGTTTGTCTATATAATACCAACATATAGAATAACTTATTTTATGTTTTACTGTTCTATGGAAATCAGACTGGTTAGTTATTATTTAGGATCAATTGAAGAAGTGTGTGGACGGTGCTTAAAAGGGTTTTTTTAGAACTTCCCTAGGATAGGTCATGACTATCCGATTGGTCGGAGTCTTACACCTGACACTCCCCAACCACCAATCAGCTGCGTGCAGAAGAGGAAAACGAGGTGAATAAAATGGGTATTTGTAGAACAGCTCCATaaactgtgtagtggccgttcttagGTACTGCAGTTCAGCTCCTATTGATGTTATTGGGAGCTGTGCTGCTCGGAATCGATTCATAACGTGTCAAATTTGTGATGAATTTCTGGAAAAATTTAGTAAGGTGTCAGAAAATTTTTTATACTCTTTGGTCCTCCCGTTACCTCACCCTCTGTCTTCCATACTTCAATTGACACCTCTGTTTTCTATCATCTTTTTCTTTTTCTAGGATTCTTCACTAGACCCCACGCCTATCACAGGGCCCCAGCGTGCGTCAATCACGTAAGTCACGCCCTGTGACAACGGGTGGCCTGGTGAAGAATGGCAGGGATGGAGATCTGGAAAcagaagaagaaagaagacagaatagAAAAGACAGAGGAGCCGATAGGAGGATTGGAGGTGATGAGAGGGGTATAGGGAGGAGAGGTGAGCATAAGAGGGTTTATTTTTAACCCCGTCCGATCTGATTCGATTCATACAAAAATTTtcaaacctcataaagtgacagcttGGGGATCCCACCATGCTTTGTGGAGAACTTTTAGGGggctacagtagggtcatcatactaagCGTGTGGAGGTACTGTATAGGAATTCACTGTGTGTGGGTATCATACAGTGTTTGCGGGACACTTTtgctggcatcatactttatgaggaCAAGGAAAAGGGAAtctaggggcttcaataggaggtAAATTACTTTGTCAGGGctacaaagttgtgagatatgctcttcggtGACCCCACTGAACATTAGTATTTTTCTTTTTTGAAGGTGggcccaattagaacttctgctatggggtccCATGATTTCTATGCATGCCCCTGACTTGAAAGGAACCTGTCactcgattcatgctgcccaaaccacgggcagcatgaatcagagcctggttgGATGAGAGCCAGGTATGTTTTTCTGTTAAATACTCAAAGTATAGCTTGACGATCTGGCAGGGACCATAGGTAGAGATGAGGCTAGCCTAGCACCACCCCTGACTATCTTTACCCCGCACCGCTCCTGTTTATTGACTCGTCTCCTCCATGTGTGTCCTTAGTGAGAGACCTGTCAACCACGAGAAGCAATGCAGGTAATAGTTGGCCAGGATGGCACTGGACTAGTCATGTCTCTGCCTATGATCTCTAGCTGGATGTTCAAACTTTATTTTCCCTGAAAAGTTGAAGagcttcagagaaaaatatacctggctgtaaTGATGCAGCCAGGTTCTGATTCATGTTGCCCTTGGTTTGGGAAGCATGGATCAACGGACAGGTTCTTTGTAACTGTACCACATATTTATTTTGCGGAAACTCCATTTACTTGCATGGGATGTTGTTGGTTATCAGATATGATAGTGATTTCTTGACTTCCAGAAATCAGTGTCAAATCCAACACGTTTTTGAAGACCCTCGGAATGAAAAGTTACCACCACTTTCTGTTTACCATCATTTAATACAATATTGAACAACTTTGTGAGGAATGGGGGAACTCCTTTGTCCTTTCGAGCTCTAAGTGGATGGGGGAACTCCTTTGTCTTTTCGAGCTCTAGGTTGAGCGGAAGATTTGGAGAGGTGTTTCTTATgggttgattttttttaaaattttttttgaaTCCACCAAGATTTATTGGGaaaagaatggcataaaaaataatttgtcttaagtGTCCATGGGAATAAAAAAACTCTCAACACATAGGAGCCATATACAGTAGGTTTGCTTCCGATGTGAAGACAAGACAAACAACCCTCACCAGGTAATCAATAGAAAGCAGACCCTCTCTACTCCAGAATGGATGCTAAGTCCACAAATTGGGTTCATGATCCCATATAAAGGTTCTAGACCAAGCTAAAAATGAAAAGCTGTAAGAACCAATCTGGTTTCTTGGAGTTTTGTTTTATACTAACGTTTTCAAGACCTTCCACAAACCTACCGGAATTGTTGTGTTCATTAATTGCATTAAATGTATCTGATCTTAGGGAACACATGATGAGATCTTTAGCCCTTTCTATAGATACTATGATAAAACTTGTGGCAAAACATCTGAAGGACCAAGTAGACATAAGAGAATTATTGAAGAGTCTGGTGCCAAATATTGCCAATAAAACTAAAGTTTCCATCTTTCGAATGTCAAAGACTCCAGAGATGGAGGTTCCTTGACTGCGAGTCCAAAATATGGAATTTATTGTCAAGAATATTATGTTGGGGTCTCAGAACCGGTAAAGGGTCTGGTGATGATAAAATATAATCAATACTAAATTTGATCTCTTCTGTTTTTCCAAGACCTGAGCTTGATTGACTCTGTCTGGTGGAGATGTTGCTGGAGAACATGATGTTGGAGTCCACCTGTCTACTTCTCGGTTCAGTTCTATTTTCTTGCCCATTTACCATTTGTTCTGAAGATCCAATTAAGGCAAATTCTCCATTATGTTGGTTTTTGGTCAAGTTTTGTTTTCTGTCTTTTTGGGATTTTTTCATATTTCGTCTCCTCCTTCTCCGTTTATAATTCCCGTTTTCAAAAAGGTCAAGCATCGACTCGCATCCGGAAGCAAAAGACCAATAATTTCCTTTTCCCTTGTCATTCCCATCTGTCCTTGGAACCTGTGGGTATATAAAAGATGTAGTCAGGGTTATGTATGAGGAGGGAAAATGCTAATCTGAAGGAATGCAAATCTAAAATGAACATTTGAAAACTCATTCagtaatccctacatgtgttgcggctctcGTACAGCCGTGAGACAAGCAGCCGTGGGAACTCGAACATTTTTTTCGAGAACAGTCAAGTcattcggttagcacctgagcatgctcagataacaccttatcccagcccgCTCGATCATCACTAAGCACCGAGACTTGTCTAATATTGAACAGAGTGTCGGATCACAATCGCCAATGCACGTCTATGGATCcctgaaaaaaatcagacagcactgtgAAAAAtcatgtcatccatgtgctgtccagttTTCatggaaaaactgatgaaacgctgatcaaaaacactgatgaaacttggcTTGTTTTtctcaaataagaaaaaaaaacttgacatCTGAATGGACCCTAAGGGATGTAACATTTCCAATTCCTTAGACTATCTaaccaattttttcttttttttcttttattattacagATTCACTTTTTATACAATTTTTATACTTCTTTTTAACTTTTTGAGCCTTATATGGAATTTAGCAAAATAGTGtcagatttatttttttatatgtaatTCACAATAAAATGtatttctatattattattattattattaataataataataataataatataaataataataaataaaacatatTTATTCCCCTCAGCAAAGGTCAGAAAAAACTTTTAGAGCAATTTCTAACTATAGTTTTTTACAGTATATTTTTCCCGAATCTAGGTTTGCTACAGACCCCATTGACTCCCTTTACCAGACCGTATAAGCATTTCATTTATTGCATTAATATTCCTGGTTTTTTGCTAAGAGCAAGAGATCATCTCACACTCTAAGGGCATGTGCAGATGACCTTGTAGTccctcatccaagaaaatcgggtcgattatgctgatgacactcagatctgagAGAGATCaatgtgtgatccgattttctcgcaTGATGTGAAGATGGAGGAAAAaacattctccatcttctccattgtgtcagcccGTCGAAATTAGGCTGCACTAAgacgtcatccgagtgcagtccaatgttttccttggACTCATTGATTTACATGAccgagtgcgatctgaatatcaCATCTAACTTAGGCATGCAGCGACTTTCCTCTAACTAGTTCCAAAAATGTGGATATATGCACGGCCCCATGCATTGTTGTCTACAAAAAATAAGGATCcaattttttttctacattcaCTGTTTGGATTAGTCAGGAGGACAATGGCATTTGGGGACTTTGAGTACAAACTATGTATGGGAGATGGACTGAACTTTCTTGAAGTTTTCTGCCTTCAGAGAATCTGTAACCAGGTTTCTGTTACCCAACAAAAATTAGGTGCCGAAACCCGGGTTCCAGCGAGGTATCACTACTtctaataaaatcacagttttctcagcTGCTATGTTGTCCTATGACTATCTCTGCCCcccaacagaaaacagtcaatccaTTGTGTGGGCACAGATAAGTACAGCTCATCATAGAGAACCAtgatattatcaaaactacagcaagtagcccagggATTCACCaatggaatcatggtctctgtccCTATTTTATGCTGTCCCGAGATTTAAACATGGATTGCCTCTTAACTTGAAGATTTCTGTATTTTTGAGACAGTTACTGGAATGGAGCGTGCGCACCCCTCTGTTCAGgggcgtaacttgaagctcatgggccctaATGCAAGAGCTCCAAAGGGGCCCCAAATTATTGCAAGTTCAAATGGGACAAAGGGGCTTTTTGGGCCCCTCAGGCTCCAGGGCCCGAGTACGATTACAACCCTTGCACCTATTGTAGATACGTTCCTGCCCCCATTTCTTTCCAGATGGGGCTGAGCAGAACACTGTTCCCAGCTTCCAGACCTCCCAACGGTCGGACCCCAAGTTCTCCCATGTATAGGAAATCTTAAAATTTGGGGATTAACCCCTTTAATATCATATTATATAGATATTCTCCTCCAGAAGAGTGTCTGATCTGCTCCAATGACCCCTGCTGTCAATTCTAAGACTCGGGTAAACGCATAAGAAAGGGGACAGAAGTCTTCATaatagctgctgcagaacctcttttttGTAGCACAGGAGGGAGATTCCTGCCCAACATTGTTTGATTCATTAACACCTTCTTTATCCTTTTTTCTGAGTTGTGtaaagatgttctgcagcagctggactAACGTTGGAGAAGAGGGAGCACTCCTCGTCCACAGTAATAGTTTATTGTaccgtacagatgtagcagagctggatttatcATTTGCCTCTCCAGATCGGAGCACACTGATGCCTGAATGAAGCAGTGACGAGTCCTGCCTATCgagaaactcagctctgctacatctgaccaaTATGTCCTGCTCTTACCTTAATAAAACAGCTGTTGAGAGACAGGTTGTGTCGTATGGAGTTCTGCCAGGCTCTTTGGTTGGATCTGTAGTACGGGAACTTCTT harbors:
- the FOXL3 gene encoding forkhead box L3, with amino-acid sequence MFDHTQYPYNCFNYDGDEYPTCSSDEEKKCTRPAYSYIALIAMAIQQSPDSKVTLSGIYDFIMKKFPYYRSNQRAWQNSIRHNLSLNSCFIKVPRTDGNDKGKGNYWSFASGCESMLDLFENGNYKRRRRRRNMKKSQKDRKQNLTKNQHNGEFALIGSSEQMVNGQENRTEPRSRQVDSNIMFSSNISTRQSQSSSGLGKTEEIKFSIDYILSSPDPLPVLRPQHNILDNKFHILDSQSRNLHLWSL